The proteins below come from a single Papaver somniferum cultivar HN1 chromosome 11, ASM357369v1, whole genome shotgun sequence genomic window:
- the LOC113322525 gene encoding uncharacterized protein LOC113322525, producing the protein MSSGSRRSTGGACLRCCLVIFAVASALYVSAPALYWRFKNLTANSSNNISPSSCSPCVCDCPPPLSLIKIAPGLANLSVTDCGKNDPELNKEMEKQFVDLLTEELKLQEAVSTEHINHMNVTHGEARRLASQYQREAEKCNAATEICEEARERSEALIIKERKVTSLWERRARKLGWEGE; encoded by the exons atgtcgaGTGGTTCTCGGCGTTCAACGGGTGGTGCTTGTTTGAGATGTTGTTTAGTGATATTTGCAGTTGCTTCAGCTCTATATGTATCTGCTCCTGCATTATATTGGAGGTTTAAGAATTTAACAGCTAATAGTAGTAATAATATTTCACcttcttcttgttctccttgtGTCTGTGATTGTCCTCCTCCTCTATCTCTCATCAAGATCGCTCCTG GACTGGCCAATCTTTCTGTCACAG ATTGTGGAAAAAATGATCCtgagttgaacaaggagatggAGAAGCAATTTGTGGACCTCTTGACAGAAGAATTGAAGCTGCAGGAAGCAGTTTCCACAGAACACATAAACCACATGAACGTCACACATGGAGAAGCAAGGAGGTTGGCTTCTCAGTATCAAAGGGAAGCTGAAAAATGCAATGCTGCCACAGAGATTTGTGAAGAAGCCAGAGAACGTTCAGAGGCTTTAATCATAAAAGAGAGGAAGGTCACATCTTTATGGGAACGACGTGCCCGTAAATTGGGTTGGGAAGGAGAATAA